A genomic segment from Diospyros lotus cultivar Yz01 chromosome 5, ASM1463336v1, whole genome shotgun sequence encodes:
- the LOC127801869 gene encoding sister chromatid cohesion 1 protein 3: protein MFYSHTFLARKGPLGTVWCAAHLQHRLKKSHYTSTDISSTVESIMYPEVPIALRMVGHLLLGVVRIYSKKVDYLYQDYNFFLISIRKASAAVEVNLPEDATHAPFHSVTLPDTYELDAVNLEDDFYNEGVQDNHLRSQDEITLKVDQIPTGRDPYITIAFEEETLRDFLHSEDASGSGARTMEDLHTSFPVPPTSVSEHPVQTGDAERLDEDNIPEFEVMRDPGHDFNVDSNPLWPDQGNDVIEPDKILEQMINEKENHTPGAEEILVSGGHSPQSQQHAEPNVSDASDQAPDSTTHISFGHVSPEFAIPSIPQVAQPKARPRKRKQLFDEATVLTNKFMKGALHNCSDLRRKRKCCPSSDLDVWKSNNRLRKEKIFFEPLITGLCADLCNTYKTDLISVKPHLASVKEASTEPSVAKSPAQMHEPVHDLDMEIEHLRNYEGPVGSNILHEIIGSPNRMMPSETRSMSSPHRNDFTPASADLLGSESELQQGKTVGTGAQPTPDLAASTGTFGSETETPMTTFTEWRGLESTGLPDIPEVMDSAEEDDLHFLASEDYTPINYQRTLGVDKIASLSGTTRKVVEYLKDKSSVTPISEDLSGDMNLNNILKGKSRKVCARMFFETLMIENTYIEVNIMCITTSVTAKVN, encoded by the exons AGAGCATTATGTATCCAGAAGTTCCCATAGCACTGAGAATGGTCGGCCATCTTCTGCTTGGTGTAGTTCGGATATACTCAAAGAAAGTTGACTATCTATACCAagattacaatttttttctGATAAGCATAAGGAAGGCCTCTGCTGCTGTAGAAGTTAATCTACCAGAAGATGCAACCCATGCACCTTTTCATTCTGTCACTTTGCCGGACACATATGAACTTGACGCTGTGAATTTGGAAGATGACTTCTATAACGAGGG GGTTCAGGATAATCATCTTCGGAGCCAGGATGAGATAACACTTAAAGTTG ATCAAATTCCAACTGGTAGAGATCCGTACATTACCATAGCTTTTGAGGAG GAAACATTGAGGGATTTTTTACATTCAGAAGATGCTTCTGGATCCGGAGCCAGAACGATGGAGGA TTTGCATACTTCATTTCCAGTGCCCCCAACTTCTGTCTCCGAACATCCTGTTCAAACAGGAGATGCTGAGAGGCTTGATGAAGATAATATCCCAGAATTTGAAGTTATGAGGGATCCTGGTCATGATTTTAATGTGGATAGCAATCCACTTTGGCCAGATCAAGGGAATGATGTAATTGAACCTGACAAAATTTTGGAGCAAATGATAAATGAGAAGGAAAATCATACTCCTGGAGCAGAAGAAATATTAGTCTCCGGAGGTCATTCTCCCCAGTCACAGCAACATGCAGAACCGAATGTTTCTGATGCTTCAGACCAGGCTCCTGACTCTACTACACATATTTCATTTG GGCATGTATCACCTGAATTTGCAATTCCTTCAATACCACAAGTTGCTCAGCCAAAAGCAAGaccaagaaagagaaaacagCTATTTGATGAGGCAACAGTATTGACAAATAA GTTTATGAAGGGGGCACTTCATAACTGTAGTGATCTAAGGCGAAAGAGGAAATGTTGCCCTTCTTCTGATTTGGATGTCTGGAAGTCAAATAATAgactaagaaaagaaaagatttttttCGAGCCATTAATCACTG GGTTGTGTGCAGATCTATGTAACACCTACAAGACGGACTTAATTTCTGTGAAACCTCATTTAGCTTCTGTTAAAGAAGCTTCCACAGAGCCCAGTGTTGCAAAGTCCCCTGCTCAGATGCATGAACCTGTGCATGACCTTGATATGGAAATTGAACATCTTAGAAATTATGAAGGCCCTGTTGGCAGCAACATTTTACATGAAATCATTGGTTCCCCTAATAGAATGATGCCTTCTGAAACCAGATCCATGTCTTCTCCGCACAGAAATGACTTCACTCCTGCTTCGGCTGATCTCTTAGGCTCAGAATCAGAACTTCAACAGGGAAAAACTGTTGGGACTGGGGCACAGCCCACACCTGACCTGGCAGCATCTACTGGAACTTTTGGCTCAGAGACTGAAACACCAATGACAACTTTCACAGAGTGGCGAGGATTAGAGAGTACTGGTCTTCCAGATATTCCTGAGGTGATGGATTCAGCCGAAGAAGAT GACCTACACTTTTTGGCCTCTgaagactatacacctataa ACTACCAAAGGACTCTAGGAGTTGACAAAATAGCTTCATTATCTGGGACAACAAG GAAAGTTGTggaatatttaaaagataagtCATCAGTTACACCCATCTCAGAAGATTTATCTGGTGATATGAACttgaacaatattttaaaaggaaaaagcaGAAAAGTATGTGCTCGAATGTTCTTTGAAACTCTG ATGATTGAGAATACGTATATTGAGGTGAATATTATGTGTATTACCACTTCAGTTACTGCAAAAGTGAATTGA
- the LOC127801553 gene encoding vacuolar iron transporter homolog 4-like, with translation MATIDQAPSQEETKTTNPSHDPEAQPTEDVEIEIVDYSKRAQWLRAAVLGANDGLLSTAALMIGVGAVKKDVQTMILTGAAGMVAGACSMAIGEFVSVYTQYDIEMAQIRRDQAQRAGEAVEERKKRLPNPFSAAAASAVAFAVGAMVPLLAAAFIKGYRVRVAVVVAAVTLALVGFGGLSAVLGRAPLVKSSLRVLVGGWLAMAITFGLTKIIGSTGI, from the coding sequence ATGGCTACTATCGACCAAGCTCCAAGCCAAGAAGAAACGAAAACCACAAACCCTAGCCATGATCCCGAGGCACAACCGACGGAGGACGTCGAAATAGAGATTGTGGATTACTCCAAACGAGCCCAGTGGCTGAGAGCCGCCGTTCTGGGCGCGAATGACGGGCTGCTGTCCACCGCAGCGCTGATGATCGGCGTCGGGGCGGTGAAGAAGGACGTCCAGACCATGATCCTCACCGGGGCCGCCGGCATGGTGGCTGGAGCTTGCAGCATGGCCATCGGAGAGTTCGTCTCCGTTTACACGCAGTACGACATAGAGATGGCGCAGATAAGGAGAGATCAGGCCCAGCGGGCCGGAGAGGCGgtggaggagaggaagaagaggctGCCGAACCCGTTCAGCGCCGCGGCGGCCTCCGCGGTGGCGTTCGCAGTGGGGGCGATGGTGCCGCTGCTGGCGGCTGCGTTTATAAAGGGGTATAGGGTGAGGGTGGCGGTGGTGGTGGCGGCGGTGACCCTGGCGCTGGTAGGGTTTGGAGGGTTGAGTGCGGTGCTGGGAAGGGCGCCATTGGTGAAGTCTTCTTTGAGGGTTTTGGTTGGAGGGTGGCTGGCCATGGCCATCACCTTTGGCTTGACAAAGATCATTGGCTCCACTGGGATTTAA